One genomic segment of Hordeum vulgare subsp. vulgare chromosome 2H, MorexV3_pseudomolecules_assembly, whole genome shotgun sequence includes these proteins:
- the LOC123424928 gene encoding xylanase inhibitor protein 1-like, which translates to MAFRRRSCVLAALVALCFLAATAAAGDHGLTVFWGRNKDEGSLREACDTGIYSTVIISFYSVFGHGKYWGDLSGHPLYAIGADIKHCRAKGIVVLLSIGGGGTQYSLPSSQSAADVADNLWNAHLGGGRPGVFRPFGDAVVDGIDFFIDQGAPDHYDELARRLSGYNRHYRGAPGVRLTATPRCVCPDWRVQRALDTGLFERIHLRFFGEDRCSYNRVHKDGVMAQWSKWTARYPRSKVYIGLPAANLPGRNDKVGLMSMNYDLMPSLKQAANYGGVMLWDRFYDKQTGYGRDLYNAGIF; encoded by the coding sequence aTGGCGTTCCGACGCCGTTCATGCGTACTAGCAGCTCTTGTCGCCCTCTGCTTCCTCGCCGCCACGGCAGCCGCCGGCGACCACGGCCTGACGGTCTTCTGGGGCCGGAACAAGGACGAGGGCTCCCTGAGGGAGGCCTGCGACACCGGCATCTACAGCACCGTCATCATCTCCTTCTACAGCGTCTTCGGCCACGGCAAGTACTGGGGCGACCTCTCCGGCCACCCGCTCTACGCCATCGGGGCCGACATCAAGCACTGCCGGGCCAAGGGCATCGTCGTCCTCCTCTCCATCGGCGGCGGCGGCACCCAGTACTCCCTGCCGTCCTCACAGTCCGCGGCCGACGTCGCCGACAACCTCTGGAACGCGCACCTCGGCGGCGGCCGCCCCGGCGTGTTCCGCCCGTTCGGCGACGCCGTGGTCGACGGCATCGACTTCTTCATCGACCAGGGCGCGCCGGACCACTACGACGAGCTCGCCAGGCGCCTGTCCGGGTACAACCGGCACTACCGCGGCGCGCCCGGGGTGCGGCTGACGGCGACGCCGCGGTGCGTGTGCCCGGACTGGCGCGTCCAGAGGGCTCTGGACACCGGGCTGTTCGAGCGGATCCACCTCAGGTTCTTCGGCGAAGACCGGTGCTCCTACAACCGCGTGCACAAAGACGGGGTGATGGCGCAGTGGAGCAAGTGGACGGCGAGGTACCCCCGGAGCAAGGTGTACATTGGGCTGCCGGCGGCGAACCTGCCGGGGAGGAACGACAAGGTCGGCCTCATGTCGATGAACTACGACCTCATGCCCAGCCTGAAGCAGGCGGCGAACTACGGCGGGGTCATGCTCTGGGACAGGTTCTACGACAAGCAGACCGGATACGGGCGCGACCTCTACAACGCCGGCATCTTCTAG